The following are encoded in a window of Platichthys flesus chromosome 19, fPlaFle2.1, whole genome shotgun sequence genomic DNA:
- the strbp gene encoding spermatid perinuclear RNA-binding protein isoform X2 (The sequence of the model RefSeq protein was modified relative to this genomic sequence to represent the inferred CDS: added 11 bases not found in genome assembly), producing the protein MRSFRSFSNDDRHVMAKHSTIYPSSQELEAVQTLVSTVECALKHVSDWLDKSRSDVDSQPANSTVEDDPREEPSEETVESSNSCSNREPSSSGGVLCGVMRIGLVAKGLLVKGDMDLELVLMCKEKPTQTLLDTVCHHLPTQIEKVTEEKYEVTSSSPEAAILVQTTTEPKLTLKVTLTSPTMREDEDEEEEEEEQEEEEEEEEQEQEEAVENGEDGEEVQEEAKEEVKEEAEEHEKNGQVLGAAAHRVEAEEEEEGEVLDRHRCLLALAALRHAKWFQARVNGLKSCVIVLRILRDMCNRHPVWEPLKGWPLELICEKAIATCNRPLGAGEALRRVMECLASGILLPGGPGLHDPCEKEPTNTLANMTDQQAGAITFRAQHALRLMAFGQIYKVLEMEPLPSNKPSQKYPWSDKEGLGLKRPYEDGLMDDKDLIKKMKRNLRKVLDSKAIDSNQPMNALMRLNQIRPGLQYRLLSQSGPVHAPVFTMSVDLDGTVYEASGSSKKTAKLHVAVKVLQAMGYPTGFDSDLDPMSSDEKSDGEGKSDTSSHTSNNPTHTSDSSNTLEVRTQGPILTASGKNPVMELNEKRRGLKYELISESGGSHDKRFIMEVEVDGQKFRGAGPNKKVAKASAALAALEKLFSGPNAAAIKKKKILPQTKGALAAAAAASAVAAQVARGRGRAALARGPFVSAAAPGYMTQGFGTPYGYSPAAAAAPAYGGLFIDNPFYQPRTLAPFIIHLGPQDLFSEF; encoded by the exons GTCCTTCAGTAACGATGACCGCCATGTCATGGCAAAACACTCCACCATCTACCCGTCCTCTCAAGAGCTGGAGGCAGTTCAGACGCTGGTGTCCACTGTGGAGTGTGCCCTCAAACATGTCTCCGATTGGCTGGATAAGAGCAGAAGTGACGTCGACAGCCAACCAGCAAACAGCACAGTGGAGGACGACCCTCGAGAAGAGCCCAGCGAGGAAACAGTGGAATCCAGTAACAGCTGCAG CAACAGGGAGcccagcagcagcggcggcgtgCTGTGTGGCGTAATGAGGATCGGCCTCGTGGCCAAAGGCCTCCTGGTTAAAGGCGACATGGACCTGGAGCTGGTGCTCATGtgcaaagaaaaacccacacagacattgCTGGACACTGTCTGTCACCATTTACCCACACAGATCGAa AAAGTGACAGAAGAGAAATATGAAGTCACAAGCTCCTCGCCTGAGGCAGCCATCTTGGTACAAACCACGACAGAACCCAAACTCACGCTGAAGGTTACTCTCACCTCACCGACCAtgagggaggatgaggatgaggaggaggaagaggaggagcaggaagaggaggaggaggaggaggagcaggagcaggaagaggcagTGGAGAACggggaggatggagaagaagtGCAGGAGGAAGCAAAGGAGGAAGTAAAGGAGGAAGCGGAAGAGCATGAGAAGAACGGGCAAG TGTTGGGTGCTGCTGCGCACAGagtggaggctgaggaggaggaggagggggaggtgctGGATAGACACAGATGTCTGTTGGCCCTGGCCGCGCTGCGACACGCCAAGTGGTTCCAG gctcgAGTGAACGGACTCAAGTCCTGCGTAATTGTTCTCAGGATACTTAGAGACATGTGCAATAGACACCCTGTCTGGGAACCTCTAAAAGGATGG CCATTAGAGCTCATCTGCGAGAAGGCGATTGCCACCTGCAACAGACCTCTCGGAGCGGGAGAAGCCCTGCGCCGAGTCATGGAGTGTCTGGCCTCAGGCATTCTGCTACCAG GTGGTCCAGGTTTGCACGACCCATGTGAGAAAGAGCCAACGAACACACTCGCCAACATGACCGACCAGCAGGCCGGAGCCATTACCTTCAGagcacag CATGCTCTCAGACTTATGGCGTTCGGACAGATCTACAAGGTGTTGGAGATGGAGCCTCTCCCCTCAAATAAACCATCACAGAAATACCCCTGGTCTGATAAAGAAG gcttGGGTCTGAAGAGGCCATACGAGGATGGACTTATGGACGACAAGGACCTCAttaagaagatgaagaggaatctGAGGAAAG TCTTGGACAGCAAAGCCATCGACTCCAACCAGCCAATGAACGCTCTGATGCGGCTGAACCAGATCCGGCCGGGGCTTCAGTATCGCCTGCTGTCTCAGTCGGGCCCGGTTCACGCTCCGGTCTTCACCATGTCTGTGGATCTGGATGGAACCGTCTACGAAGCATCTGGATCGTCCAAGAAGACGGCCAAGCTCCACGTCGCTGTCAAG GTTCTCCAGGCGATGGGCTACCCGACAGGTTTCGACTCAGACCTGGACCCCATGAGTTCGGATGAGAAGTCGGACGGTGAAGGGAAGAGCGACACGTCCTCGCATACGAGCAATAACCCAACTCACACCTCGGACAGCTCCAACACACTGGAG GTGCGAACTCAGGGTCCCATACTGACAGCAAGTGGGAAGAACCCCGTCATGGAGCTGAACGAGAAGAGACGAGGCCTCAAATATGAGCTCATCTCTGAAAGTGGAGGCAGCCATGACAAACGTTTCATTATGGAG GTGGAGGTGGACGGGCAGAAGTTTCGCGGGGCAGGCCCCAACAAAAAGGTAGCAAAGGCTAGTGCTGCTCTAGCCGCCCTGGAAAAACTCTTCTCTGGTCCCAACGCAGCTGcaatcaagaagaagaagatactGCCTCAG actAAAGGAGCCCtggcggcggcagcagcggcCTCAGCAGTAGCAGCTCAGGTcgccagaggaagaggaagagcagcactTGCGAGAGGCCCCTTCGTCAGTGCAGCTGCACCTGGATACATGACGCAAG gCTTCGGGACGCCATATGGCTACagccctgctgcagcagctgctcctgcaTACG GGGGACTTTTCATTGACAACCCCTTCTACCAGCCACGGACCCTCGCTCCATTTATCATCCACCTGGGCCCCCAGGATCTCTTCTCTGAATTCTAG
- the strbp gene encoding spermatid perinuclear RNA-binding protein isoform X1 (The sequence of the model RefSeq protein was modified relative to this genomic sequence to represent the inferred CDS: added 11 bases not found in genome assembly), producing the protein MRSFRSFSNDDRHVMAKHSTIYPSSQELEAVQTLVSTVECALKHVSDWLDKSRSDVDSQPANSTVEDDPREEPSEETVESSNSCSNREPSSSGGVLCGVMRIGLVAKGLLVKGDMDLELVLMCKEKPTQTLLDTVCHHLPTQIEKVTEEKYEVTSSSPEAAILVQTTTEPKLTLKVTLTSPTMREDEDEEEEEEEQEEEEEEEEQEQEEAVENGEDGEEVQEEAKEEVKEEAEEHEKNGQVLGAAAHRVEAEEEEEGEVLDRHRCLLALAALRHAKWFQARVNGLKSCVIVLRILRDMCNRHPVWEPLKGWPLELICEKAIATCNRPLGAGEALRRVMECLASGILLPGGPGLHDPCEKEPTNTLANMTDQQAGAITFRAQHALRLMAFGQIYKVLEMEPLPSNKPSQKYPWSDKEGLGLKRPYEDGLMDDKDLIKKMKRNLRKVLDSKAIDSNQPMNALMRLNQIRPGLQYRLLSQSGPVHAPVFTMSVDLDGTVYEASGSSKKTAKLHVAVKVLQAMGYPTGFDSDLDPMSSDEKSDGEGKSDTSSHTSNNPTHTSDSSNTLEVGNKKRTEVRTQGPILTASGKNPVMELNEKRRGLKYELISESGGSHDKRFIMEVEVDGQKFRGAGPNKKVAKASAALAALEKLFSGPNAAAIKKKKILPQTKGALAAAAAASAVAAQVARGRGRAALARGPFVSAAAPGYMTQGFGTPYGYSPAAAAAPAYGLPKRMLLLPVMKVPAYPYPHYHFF; encoded by the exons GTCCTTCAGTAACGATGACCGCCATGTCATGGCAAAACACTCCACCATCTACCCGTCCTCTCAAGAGCTGGAGGCAGTTCAGACGCTGGTGTCCACTGTGGAGTGTGCCCTCAAACATGTCTCCGATTGGCTGGATAAGAGCAGAAGTGACGTCGACAGCCAACCAGCAAACAGCACAGTGGAGGACGACCCTCGAGAAGAGCCCAGCGAGGAAACAGTGGAATCCAGTAACAGCTGCAG CAACAGGGAGcccagcagcagcggcggcgtgCTGTGTGGCGTAATGAGGATCGGCCTCGTGGCCAAAGGCCTCCTGGTTAAAGGCGACATGGACCTGGAGCTGGTGCTCATGtgcaaagaaaaacccacacagacattgCTGGACACTGTCTGTCACCATTTACCCACACAGATCGAa AAAGTGACAGAAGAGAAATATGAAGTCACAAGCTCCTCGCCTGAGGCAGCCATCTTGGTACAAACCACGACAGAACCCAAACTCACGCTGAAGGTTACTCTCACCTCACCGACCAtgagggaggatgaggatgaggaggaggaagaggaggagcaggaagaggaggaggaggaggaggagcaggagcaggaagaggcagTGGAGAACggggaggatggagaagaagtGCAGGAGGAAGCAAAGGAGGAAGTAAAGGAGGAAGCGGAAGAGCATGAGAAGAACGGGCAAG TGTTGGGTGCTGCTGCGCACAGagtggaggctgaggaggaggaggagggggaggtgctGGATAGACACAGATGTCTGTTGGCCCTGGCCGCGCTGCGACACGCCAAGTGGTTCCAG gctcgAGTGAACGGACTCAAGTCCTGCGTAATTGTTCTCAGGATACTTAGAGACATGTGCAATAGACACCCTGTCTGGGAACCTCTAAAAGGATGG CCATTAGAGCTCATCTGCGAGAAGGCGATTGCCACCTGCAACAGACCTCTCGGAGCGGGAGAAGCCCTGCGCCGAGTCATGGAGTGTCTGGCCTCAGGCATTCTGCTACCAG GTGGTCCAGGTTTGCACGACCCATGTGAGAAAGAGCCAACGAACACACTCGCCAACATGACCGACCAGCAGGCCGGAGCCATTACCTTCAGagcacag CATGCTCTCAGACTTATGGCGTTCGGACAGATCTACAAGGTGTTGGAGATGGAGCCTCTCCCCTCAAATAAACCATCACAGAAATACCCCTGGTCTGATAAAGAAG gcttGGGTCTGAAGAGGCCATACGAGGATGGACTTATGGACGACAAGGACCTCAttaagaagatgaagaggaatctGAGGAAAG TCTTGGACAGCAAAGCCATCGACTCCAACCAGCCAATGAACGCTCTGATGCGGCTGAACCAGATCCGGCCGGGGCTTCAGTATCGCCTGCTGTCTCAGTCGGGCCCGGTTCACGCTCCGGTCTTCACCATGTCTGTGGATCTGGATGGAACCGTCTACGAAGCATCTGGATCGTCCAAGAAGACGGCCAAGCTCCACGTCGCTGTCAAG GTTCTCCAGGCGATGGGCTACCCGACAGGTTTCGACTCAGACCTGGACCCCATGAGTTCGGATGAGAAGTCGGACGGTGAAGGGAAGAGCGACACGTCCTCGCATACGAGCAATAACCCAACTCACACCTCGGACAGCTCCAACACACTGGAGGTGGGGAATAAGAAACGTACTGAA GTGCGAACTCAGGGTCCCATACTGACAGCAAGTGGGAAGAACCCCGTCATGGAGCTGAACGAGAAGAGACGAGGCCTCAAATATGAGCTCATCTCTGAAAGTGGAGGCAGCCATGACAAACGTTTCATTATGGAG GTGGAGGTGGACGGGCAGAAGTTTCGCGGGGCAGGCCCCAACAAAAAGGTAGCAAAGGCTAGTGCTGCTCTAGCCGCCCTGGAAAAACTCTTCTCTGGTCCCAACGCAGCTGcaatcaagaagaagaagatactGCCTCAG actAAAGGAGCCCtggcggcggcagcagcggcCTCAGCAGTAGCAGCTCAGGTcgccagaggaagaggaagagcagcactTGCGAGAGGCCCCTTCGTCAGTGCAGCTGCACCTGGATACATGACGCAAG gCTTCGGGACGCCATATGGCTACagccctgctgcagcagctgctcctgcaTACG GTTTGCCCAAGAGAATGCTTCTGTTGCCTGTCATGAAAGTTCCCGCCTACCCCTACCCCCACTACCACTTCTTTTAG
- the strbp gene encoding spermatid perinuclear RNA-binding protein isoform X3 (The sequence of the model RefSeq protein was modified relative to this genomic sequence to represent the inferred CDS: added 11 bases not found in genome assembly) yields MRSFRSFSNDDRHVMAKHSTIYPSSQELEAVQTLVSTVECALKHVSDWLDKSRSDVDSQPANSTVEDDPREEPSEETVESSNSCSNREPSSSGGVLCGVMRIGLVAKGLLVKGDMDLELVLMCKEKPTQTLLDTVCHHLPTQIEKVTEEKYEVTSSSPEAAILVQTTTEPKLTLKVTLTSPTMREDEDEEEEEEEQEEEEEEEEQEQEEAVENGEDGEEVQEEAKEEVKEEAEEHEKNGQVLGAAAHRVEAEEEEEGEVLDRHRCLLALAALRHAKWFQARVNGLKSCVIVLRILRDMCNRHPVWEPLKGWPLELICEKAIATCNRPLGAGEALRRVMECLASGILLPGGPGLHDPCEKEPTNTLANMTDQQAGAITFRAQHALRLMAFGQIYKVLEMEPLPSNKPSQKYPWSDKEGLGLKRPYEDGLMDDKDLIKKMKRNLRKVLDSKAIDSNQPMNALMRLNQIRPGLQYRLLSQSGPVHAPVFTMSVDLDGTVYEASGSSKKTAKLHVAVKVLQAMGYPTGFDSDLDPMSSDEKSDGEGKSDTSSHTSNNPTHTSDSSNTLEVRTQGPILTASGKNPVMELNEKRRGLKYELISESGGSHDKRFIMEVEVDGQKFRGAGPNKKVAKASAALAALEKLFSGPNAAAIKKKKILPQTKGALAAAAAASAVAAQVARGRGRAALARGPFVSAAAPGYMTQGFGTPYGYSPAAAAAPAYGLPKRMLLLPVMKVPAYPYPHYHFF; encoded by the exons GTCCTTCAGTAACGATGACCGCCATGTCATGGCAAAACACTCCACCATCTACCCGTCCTCTCAAGAGCTGGAGGCAGTTCAGACGCTGGTGTCCACTGTGGAGTGTGCCCTCAAACATGTCTCCGATTGGCTGGATAAGAGCAGAAGTGACGTCGACAGCCAACCAGCAAACAGCACAGTGGAGGACGACCCTCGAGAAGAGCCCAGCGAGGAAACAGTGGAATCCAGTAACAGCTGCAG CAACAGGGAGcccagcagcagcggcggcgtgCTGTGTGGCGTAATGAGGATCGGCCTCGTGGCCAAAGGCCTCCTGGTTAAAGGCGACATGGACCTGGAGCTGGTGCTCATGtgcaaagaaaaacccacacagacattgCTGGACACTGTCTGTCACCATTTACCCACACAGATCGAa AAAGTGACAGAAGAGAAATATGAAGTCACAAGCTCCTCGCCTGAGGCAGCCATCTTGGTACAAACCACGACAGAACCCAAACTCACGCTGAAGGTTACTCTCACCTCACCGACCAtgagggaggatgaggatgaggaggaggaagaggaggagcaggaagaggaggaggaggaggaggagcaggagcaggaagaggcagTGGAGAACggggaggatggagaagaagtGCAGGAGGAAGCAAAGGAGGAAGTAAAGGAGGAAGCGGAAGAGCATGAGAAGAACGGGCAAG TGTTGGGTGCTGCTGCGCACAGagtggaggctgaggaggaggaggagggggaggtgctGGATAGACACAGATGTCTGTTGGCCCTGGCCGCGCTGCGACACGCCAAGTGGTTCCAG gctcgAGTGAACGGACTCAAGTCCTGCGTAATTGTTCTCAGGATACTTAGAGACATGTGCAATAGACACCCTGTCTGGGAACCTCTAAAAGGATGG CCATTAGAGCTCATCTGCGAGAAGGCGATTGCCACCTGCAACAGACCTCTCGGAGCGGGAGAAGCCCTGCGCCGAGTCATGGAGTGTCTGGCCTCAGGCATTCTGCTACCAG GTGGTCCAGGTTTGCACGACCCATGTGAGAAAGAGCCAACGAACACACTCGCCAACATGACCGACCAGCAGGCCGGAGCCATTACCTTCAGagcacag CATGCTCTCAGACTTATGGCGTTCGGACAGATCTACAAGGTGTTGGAGATGGAGCCTCTCCCCTCAAATAAACCATCACAGAAATACCCCTGGTCTGATAAAGAAG gcttGGGTCTGAAGAGGCCATACGAGGATGGACTTATGGACGACAAGGACCTCAttaagaagatgaagaggaatctGAGGAAAG TCTTGGACAGCAAAGCCATCGACTCCAACCAGCCAATGAACGCTCTGATGCGGCTGAACCAGATCCGGCCGGGGCTTCAGTATCGCCTGCTGTCTCAGTCGGGCCCGGTTCACGCTCCGGTCTTCACCATGTCTGTGGATCTGGATGGAACCGTCTACGAAGCATCTGGATCGTCCAAGAAGACGGCCAAGCTCCACGTCGCTGTCAAG GTTCTCCAGGCGATGGGCTACCCGACAGGTTTCGACTCAGACCTGGACCCCATGAGTTCGGATGAGAAGTCGGACGGTGAAGGGAAGAGCGACACGTCCTCGCATACGAGCAATAACCCAACTCACACCTCGGACAGCTCCAACACACTGGAG GTGCGAACTCAGGGTCCCATACTGACAGCAAGTGGGAAGAACCCCGTCATGGAGCTGAACGAGAAGAGACGAGGCCTCAAATATGAGCTCATCTCTGAAAGTGGAGGCAGCCATGACAAACGTTTCATTATGGAG GTGGAGGTGGACGGGCAGAAGTTTCGCGGGGCAGGCCCCAACAAAAAGGTAGCAAAGGCTAGTGCTGCTCTAGCCGCCCTGGAAAAACTCTTCTCTGGTCCCAACGCAGCTGcaatcaagaagaagaagatactGCCTCAG actAAAGGAGCCCtggcggcggcagcagcggcCTCAGCAGTAGCAGCTCAGGTcgccagaggaagaggaagagcagcactTGCGAGAGGCCCCTTCGTCAGTGCAGCTGCACCTGGATACATGACGCAAG gCTTCGGGACGCCATATGGCTACagccctgctgcagcagctgctcctgcaTACG GTTTGCCCAAGAGAATGCTTCTGTTGCCTGTCATGAAAGTTCCCGCCTACCCCTACCCCCACTACCACTTCTTTTAG